From one Bifidobacterium sp. WK012_4_13 genomic stretch:
- a CDS encoding carboxylate--amine ligase — MKQVQPFLLGSDINVYGMARAFHEQYGIVSKAYAHFQLAPTRYSRIVDVTIVPDFDELDAFKRYMLELGSSFKARNPDTVALLIPCSDVYADLLSQCGDELRKYFVYNTLDDALSRRLSYKSSFYRICEEFKLPHPRTATFDREAVARGDYRNLPFGFPVAMKPANSVEWLGIEFEGRKKAFIIDTPEELESLIQKSYKAGYTSEMVIQDFIPGGDDRMRVLNAYVDQHHRVRMMFLGHPLLEDPTPVAVGNYAAILPDYDEEVFRRIAAFLEGIGYEGVANFDMKFDVRDQTYKLFEINLRQGRSSYFVTLNGFNLARYFVDDLVEDSAFDGKTVFGRGDKLWLEIPRSIFRTYVADNSDKQTALSMIKSGNWGSTLEYSKDMNPLRWLLIRHMFNIYKKGYSRYFIKKADKS; from the coding sequence ATGAAGCAGGTCCAGCCATTTCTTCTGGGCAGCGACATCAACGTGTATGGCATGGCACGCGCCTTCCATGAACAGTATGGCATCGTGTCGAAGGCCTACGCGCATTTCCAGCTGGCCCCAACCAGATACAGTCGGATCGTGGACGTCACGATCGTTCCGGACTTTGACGAGTTGGATGCCTTCAAGCGATACATGCTCGAGCTTGGATCGTCATTCAAGGCCAGGAATCCAGACACCGTCGCACTGCTTATCCCTTGCAGCGACGTGTATGCGGATCTTCTGAGCCAATGCGGCGACGAGCTGCGCAAGTACTTCGTGTACAACACTCTCGATGATGCACTGAGCAGGCGGCTGAGCTACAAGAGCAGCTTCTACAGGATTTGCGAGGAATTCAAGCTGCCTCATCCGCGCACTGCGACATTCGACAGGGAGGCCGTCGCCAGAGGCGATTACAGGAATCTGCCGTTTGGATTCCCGGTCGCGATGAAGCCGGCGAACAGTGTGGAATGGCTCGGGATAGAGTTCGAGGGGCGCAAGAAGGCCTTCATAATCGACACTCCCGAAGAGCTCGAAAGTCTGATTCAAAAGTCGTACAAGGCAGGCTACACATCGGAGATGGTCATTCAGGACTTCATTCCCGGCGGCGATGACCGCATGCGCGTGCTGAATGCCTATGTCGATCAGCACCATCGGGTCCGCATGATGTTTCTGGGCCACCCATTGCTCGAGGATCCGACACCTGTCGCGGTTGGAAACTATGCGGCGATACTCCCCGACTATGATGAGGAAGTCTTTCGCCGGATCGCGGCCTTCCTCGAAGGGATAGGCTATGAGGGCGTCGCGAACTTCGATATGAAATTCGATGTCCGCGACCAGACATACAAACTCTTCGAGATAAATCTCCGGCAGGGACGCAGCAGCTATTTCGTCACTTTGAACGGGTTCAACCTTGCCAGATACTTCGTCGACGACCTGGTCGAAGACAGCGCCTTCGATGGCAAGACGGTCTTCGGACGAGGCGACAAGCTCTGGCTCGAGATACCTCGGTCCATCTTCAGGACCTACGTTGCCGATAATTCCGACAAGCAGACGGCACTTTCCATGATAAAGAGCGGCAACTGGGGCTCCACCCTCGAATATTCGAAGGACATGAACCCCTTGCGCTGGCTGCTCATCAGGCATATGTTCAATATCTACAAGAAGGGTTACAGCAGGTATTTCATCAAGAAGGCGGACAAATCATGA
- a CDS encoding UDP-N-acetylmuramoyl-L-alanyl-D-glutamate--2,6-diaminopimelate ligase has product MALTLASATQLLERNGLLRELIGEDRWTLDPYSFEGADTNFTDITYDTRKVESGGLLFCKGRFRAEFLDGIDASGLSAYVAETPYADRTRAVGIIVNDVRKAMSLLAAEFFSRPQDSMTIVGITGTKGKTTTAYFVQSILNAFSGKKAALFSSVDNCLDGVHYQESDLTTPESLDLFRMMRAALDNGMRYLVMEVSSQAYKVDRVYGLHFDVGAFLNISPDHISPIEHPTFEDYLFCKRQIVRNSSHLVLGSDCAHADLIREDAKAASTTVSEFALEESACDPSADPSADSSTGSSALRSSNGTGLTTVFAVPSSDEETEKYSVLVSHASLTKIGDFELSIEGAFNAANAAAAIAIALHLGIPQESEALHALEQVRIQGRMERFSSGNTVAYVDYAHNFASVTALLDFVDHKYGAWHPHITLVTGSAGNKAYDRRREIVEAAQHRIARFIFTEEDTDTEPHVDICRQMLSYVSDPDVKAGIVMGRTEAIAAAIDECRERTDGLNVILIIGKGEERWIKDTGRHKPYEGDDSAVERLLVDADRREEN; this is encoded by the coding sequence ATGGCTCTAACCTTGGCTTCTGCAACTCAGCTTCTGGAACGCAACGGCCTGCTGCGGGAACTCATCGGAGAAGACCGGTGGACTCTGGACCCCTATTCGTTCGAAGGCGCAGACACCAACTTCACTGACATCACGTATGACACGCGCAAGGTAGAGTCAGGCGGTCTGCTGTTTTGCAAGGGCCGTTTCCGCGCTGAATTCCTCGATGGGATCGATGCCAGCGGCTTGTCCGCCTATGTGGCCGAAACGCCATATGCAGACAGAACGAGGGCGGTCGGCATCATCGTGAACGACGTGCGCAAGGCCATGAGTCTGCTCGCTGCGGAATTCTTCTCGAGGCCACAGGACAGCATGACGATCGTGGGCATCACCGGGACCAAGGGCAAAACGACCACAGCCTATTTCGTGCAGAGCATTCTCAATGCATTCAGCGGCAAGAAGGCCGCGCTGTTCTCCTCAGTCGACAACTGTCTGGACGGCGTGCACTATCAGGAATCTGATCTGACCACTCCCGAATCGCTGGACCTGTTCCGCATGATGAGAGCCGCATTGGACAATGGCATGCGATATCTCGTCATGGAGGTTTCGTCACAGGCCTACAAGGTTGACCGGGTGTATGGGCTCCACTTCGATGTCGGCGCATTCCTTAACATCTCGCCGGACCATATCAGTCCCATCGAGCATCCCACATTCGAGGACTACCTGTTCTGCAAGCGACAGATAGTCAGGAATTCATCGCATCTGGTACTTGGCAGCGACTGCGCCCATGCCGATCTGATACGGGAGGACGCCAAGGCAGCCTCCACCACGGTGTCGGAATTCGCCTTGGAAGAGTCGGCCTGTGACCCTAGCGCTGACCCTAGCGCTGACTCCAGCACTGGCTCCAGCGCGCTGCGATCATCGAACGGGACCGGGCTCACGACGGTCTTCGCGGTTCCCTCATCCGACGAGGAAACCGAAAAATACTCGGTCCTCGTATCCCATGCCTCGCTTACCAAGATCGGCGACTTCGAACTTTCCATAGAAGGCGCGTTCAACGCAGCCAATGCCGCAGCAGCCATCGCCATCGCACTGCATCTTGGAATCCCTCAGGAAAGCGAAGCGCTGCACGCCTTGGAACAGGTCAGGATACAGGGAAGAATGGAACGCTTCTCGTCGGGAAACACGGTCGCATACGTCGACTACGCGCACAATTTCGCCAGCGTCACCGCGCTGCTCGATTTCGTCGACCATAAGTACGGTGCGTGGCATCCGCACATCACCTTGGTGACGGGTTCGGCGGGAAACAAGGCATACGACCGCCGAAGGGAAATCGTCGAGGCTGCCCAGCATCGAATAGCCAGGTTCATCTTCACGGAAGAGGACACCGACACAGAGCCGCACGTGGACATATGCAGGCAGATGCTCTCGTATGTAAGTGACCCCGACGTCAAGGCCGGCATCGTCATGGGACGGACCGAAGCGATCGCCGCCGCGATCGATGAATGCAGGGAACGCACGGATGGCCTCAACGTCATTCTCATCATCGGCAAGGGTGAGGAACGCTGGATCAAGGACACCGGTCGGCACAAGCCATATGAGGGCGACGATAGCGCTGTGGAGCGTCTTCTCGTCGACGCCGACCGACGCGAAGAGAATTGA
- a CDS encoding exonuclease domain-containing protein, which yields MAQSERLLETLQSGPQQDSETPLSQSLLLGFDTETTGARPGSDAIVSATLVLRNPGLGHSKDVMGEWIINPHRKMSPGASRVNGFTDAYLQEHGMEPQDALERIAKVIATAQLANIPLLAYNAPFDVAMLQHDLGQWKLESLESRMGGDGILIVDPLVIDRAVSHRSGKRTLGYTTEYYGVEPDGDFHNATADTVAAVDLIQPMTTLYPQIGRLTVGELMVWQQHAHRVWKESFNQWLTSKGRRPIHDGWFE from the coding sequence ATGGCGCAAAGTGAGCGGCTCCTGGAGACATTGCAATCAGGACCGCAGCAAGACAGTGAAACACCGCTGTCACAGTCCTTGCTTCTCGGATTCGATACGGAGACGACAGGTGCCCGACCTGGTAGCGATGCCATCGTCTCGGCAACGCTGGTTCTCAGGAATCCCGGACTCGGTCATTCCAAGGATGTGATGGGCGAATGGATAATCAACCCGCATAGGAAGATGAGCCCGGGTGCCAGCAGGGTCAACGGCTTCACCGACGCATACCTGCAAGAGCACGGAATGGAACCTCAGGACGCCCTCGAAAGAATAGCGAAGGTGATCGCAACCGCGCAGCTTGCGAACATTCCTTTGCTGGCATACAACGCACCCTTCGATGTGGCCATGCTGCAGCATGACCTGGGACAATGGAAGCTGGAAAGCCTCGAATCACGGATGGGTGGCGACGGGATTCTGATCGTCGATCCACTGGTGATCGACCGTGCCGTCTCGCATCGCAGCGGGAAGCGAACCCTCGGCTACACGACCGAATACTATGGCGTGGAGCCTGATGGGGACTTCCACAATGCAACGGCCGACACCGTCGCGGCTGTTGACCTCATTCAGCCCATGACGACGCTCTATCCACAGATTGGCCGTCTGACCGTCGGCGAACTGATGGTCTGGCAGCAGCATGCCCATCGCGTGTGGAAGGAATCGTTCAACCAGTGGCTGACATCCAAGGGTCGGCGACCCATCCACGACGGCTGGTTCGAATAG
- a CDS encoding sigma-70 family RNA polymerase sigma factor — MPAVNALYRQAMKLTNNPDDAQDLVQDTFERGFKAFDRFEIGSNFEAWMTTIERNAFFNQYQKAKRRPKRANDSTGEYDDWDIYSASGHSSEGLKSAEQEYLENFAPKEIMAALQKLSPERRKVFIDAAIDGKSYSQVAEEEGIKIGTVMSRLNRARAQLKEELSVYASERGYGNRGSAGTKPVDRGYSRTADSNNSPTANAKDMGGDTVGAVK; from the coding sequence ATGCCTGCGGTCAATGCGCTCTATAGGCAGGCGATGAAGCTCACCAACAACCCGGACGATGCACAGGATCTGGTCCAGGACACCTTCGAACGAGGATTCAAGGCCTTCGACCGATTCGAGATTGGCAGCAACTTCGAGGCGTGGATGACCACGATCGAGCGCAATGCATTCTTCAATCAATATCAGAAGGCAAAGCGCAGACCGAAGCGTGCCAACGATTCCACGGGTGAATATGATGACTGGGACATCTATTCCGCGTCTGGCCATTCCTCCGAAGGACTCAAATCCGCGGAGCAGGAATATCTTGAGAACTTTGCGCCGAAGGAGATCATGGCCGCATTGCAAAAGCTCAGTCCCGAACGCCGCAAGGTGTTCATAGACGCGGCCATCGATGGCAAGAGCTACAGCCAGGTCGCCGAGGAGGAGGGAATCAAGATCGGCACCGTCATGAGCCGCCTGAATAGGGCACGCGCCCAATTGAAGGAGGAATTGTCCGTCTACGCGAGCGAGCGTGGATATGGCAATCGAGGGTCTGCAGGCACCAAGCCGGTCGACCGTGGCTATTCCCGTACCGCTGACAGCAATAATTCACCGACCGCGAATGCAAAAGACATGGGCGGCGATACAGTTGGAGCAGTGAAGTGA
- a CDS encoding 50S ribosomal protein bL37 codes for MGMRGRKRKDRRKKAANHGKRPNA; via the coding sequence ATGGGCATGCGTGGACGTAAGCGCAAAGATCGTCGCAAGAAAGCCGCTAACCACGGCAAAAGGCCAAATGCCTGA